A single window of Candoia aspera isolate rCanAsp1 chromosome 3, rCanAsp1.hap2, whole genome shotgun sequence DNA harbors:
- the NQO2 gene encoding ribosyldihydronicotinamide dehydrogenase [quinone]: MAGKKVLIVYAHQEPKSLNGSLKTLTVEELRKQGCTVTVSDLYEMQFEPRTTKKDIIGDLYNPDHFNYGVEAWKACENGCLSEDLIEEQRKVKEADLVIFQFPLYWFSMPAILKGWMDRVLVQGFAHDFPKCFDSGLLKNKLALLSFTTGGDEEMYSERGPSGNIRYLLWPMQHGILHFCGFSVLSPQICFAPEYMSEEKRQQMLTSWVKRLQTIWEEKPINCVPEWYFGDV; encoded by the exons atggcag GGAAAAAAGTGTTGATTGTATATGCACACCAAGAGCCCAAGTCTCTAAATGGTTCCTTAAAAACTCTGACAGTGGAAGAACTGAGGAAGCAAGGCTGCACTGTCACTGTTTCAGACTTGTATGAAATGCAGTTTGagccaagaacaacaaagaaggaCATCATCG GTGACCTATACAATCCTGATCATTTTAATTATGGAGTTGAGGCCTGGAAAGCTTGTGAAAATGGGTGTCTGTCTGAAGATTTGATTGAGGAGCAAAGGAAAGTGAAAGAAGCCGACTTGGTGATTTTCCAG TTTCCTTTATATTGGTTCAGCATGCCAGCCATCCTGAAGGGCTGGATGGACAGAGTCTTAGTCCAAGGATTTGCTCATGATTTCCCAAAGTGTTTTGATTCTGGTTTACTCAAG AATAAACTAGCCTTACTTTCATTTACCACTGGAGGAGATGAAGAAATGTATTCAGAGAGAGGACCCAGTGGTAATATCCGGTATCTTCTCTGGCCCATGCAG caTGGAATCTTACACTTCTGTGGCTTCAGTGTCCTTTCCCCTCAGATCTGCTTTGCCCCCGAGTACATGTCAGAAGAGAAAAGACAACAGATGTTGACTTCATGGGTCAAACGGCTGCAGACCATTTGGGAGGAGAAACCTATTAACTGTGTGCCAGAGTGGTACTTTGGTGACGTTTGA